The Sparus aurata chromosome 10, fSpaAur1.1, whole genome shotgun sequence genome includes the window AGAGTCTTTGATCACCGCCaggctgctgttgtgtttccGGCAGAACTCGGCGCTCTCGTTCCACTGACGATCCTCCTGCAGCCCCACCGAAAAGAAGTAGCAGCGACTCCTCCACCACAGCCAGCCGTCTGGACACAGTCTGCACCTGGAGTCTGCACACGgccggagacagagagagaacgtTAGGAGATGTCACATTTGCAGGATGTCAGATGTCAGTTTCACGGTAGGAAACGTCGACGTACCCTGAGCGACAGTTCGGAGCATCAGGCTCAGGTCGCGATGCTCTTTTTGGCACTGCTGCAGACGCTCCTTCAGCTGCATCTCTGAGGTTTTGGAGGTCTGATCCACTTCTGGCGCTGCTGTCCATGTGACGGATGAcacaagaggacagacaggagggaggggagagagacggGATGACTATCTGAGTTTTTCACGACAAAATATATGATCAACGATGCATTCTAATAATTTTAAACTCCATGTGCACACACAGGCTCCATAATTCGACACTACCAAAGGGACCGTTTTAGAAACATTAAAGCTGCTACCACGAGCTTTCATTTTAGTTGATTCTGGCGACCCCTGTGGACAGAAGCGATATTGTTTCCACACAGTGGCGTCGTTCAGGATCTGAGTATTTCTTCCATCACTACGCAGGTGTTTTCACTTGTTCTGGGTCAATCGGGCTCAACTCAAAGGATTGTGTTCAGCTTCACCTCTTTCACAGTAGACATTTTGACGTGCCATGGTCGTAAAAAGCAAAGGTGATAACACAAACGATAGCTCTGTTGACTTCAGGCGTCGTACGACGTCATGAGAGTGTGACAGCGAGCCAGCATAACGACgctctgtggagtttttgagcagcgtcacacacacatgcatgcaggtGTCAGGATATACATTTCTGCCAATAAATACTCTCTGTTCCACTGATCTGCAGGTAGTGGTGCAGCATCAAGAAAACACGATATGCTCGAGCACAGCCAGGGAAGGAGAAGACAGCCAGTAAACACACGGATGttaggtttttaaaaaaaactatcgCTGTTGAGATGGTTTAATGAGGAAGTTAAAGCATTTTCATGTCAGTTGGCCCTCGAAGATTCAAACTATGTGTTTTAAGAGAAATTTCTGAATGAAAACTGAAACTTTGTAACAAAAAGGCCACAGGGCACCTTCAAATCCTGACACTGAACCAAAACACCGTCCTTGAAATGAagatttttattcttttttacaccttgtttttttcaggtttcAGTTAGAGGATGCAGAAATAGTTTAAGTAAACTTATAAAATGCATAATTTCATATCAAAACTCACCATGTAATACCAAACGCAAAGTTTAAGTAAACttataaaatgcattatttcataTGAAAACTCACCATATAaaaccaaacacaaagaaagtcCAATGACCAGGACTGTTGTTGCCACAACGACAGCCACCAGCCGACAGGTTCGACGGGATCCTGCATCTGttgtaggggaaaaaaaaaagtctggaaatCACTTTCAGCTTCATGGTAACCTCTGACCTCACAGTCATCATGATAAAACTGTGGCGCTCATAAAAACGGAAACATGAACTCAGACATTGCTTTGCTTGTTGTTGTACAGCCTGTAGATGAAATCGGTGTATTAAGGATGCGACACAAAGTATACGTGTGTGATACTGCGATGCACCCAGATCTGACTTAATATGAAcatggttgttgtttttaagtAAATATATTGAGGAGATGTCATCTTTTTCAGGCACTTTATTCAGACCGGTTTACGACTAACCTGCAGGCGTTTCCCTCTCGGCATCATCCTCCTGGTTTCTCATGTCCACGTGGCGCTTTGATGCTCCTTGTCCTTTCTCTTCATCTGTTTCACGTGCTCGTTTGCTCATTTTAAACCCCAGAATTGAATGTGACCGCTCAGCCTCTTCCTCATACCACAGCCATCCTCTTCGACGAGGGAGCCCAAAAATAAAGTTTCGTAGAGGAAGTTGGCGGGGCGTGTGGGTAATTACAGCTTACATAGTACAGGATGTAAATGTAGTAAGTGTTGTAAGCACCGTCTCAGAGTCaggaggtgtttgtgtgtgcagacgTACGACCCAAACTCTGGAGTTTACGCAACAGCTTCCTCGCTGTCGTTCACCTGCTGATCTGACCACATCTGGCGGCTGCTCATCTATTGGTTCATCAGTCTTGATTATCTCGATCAAAGCTGTCAGGTCAAACTGATTCTCACTGTGGTTTTGAAACCGAGTGTATTTATAGTTGATAGAAGGTGCATCTGATCCCTGAAACTAGGAAATAGGAACACTGTATGAATTTACATTTCTCATTTCGAttaattctgttttcttgtgCATACATTGTAGAGAAGTGGAGGAGTGTGCTGCACTGTGTGAGATCTAACTCAGGTCATTTCTTTAACAGTACTTCTTGATGAATTCTGTCTTATTTGCAACAAGTGCACAGAGGAAGCTGTAAAGTTGGAGTTTAccttaaaagtgcaatatgtaagaattttcgCTTAAAGCAtttgttgttaaaaaataaacaaaattgtTTGCGGAATATGAAGCAATGACGGCTGCGATGTCGTGTGTTACGTGTTAGAAATATCTACCGATGTTAGCAGTAGCTAGCCCAGCCTATCAAAGTTCACaaccaggggcggttctgggggggggccaacaggggccagtgcccccgtaactccgagtctggacccccctgacagggagtctgcatcaataatacaatgacagatttcttgcaataattttgttttgaagggaaaggcagaaataaagtgtctcagcagtttattacccaatcaaaattgctgaaattgtaaacactgttttgtctgaatgagggatttatctttttcccgggttgtatgtgccccctaacaaaaaagccgcccccaacctggcccccctactaaaactggtctagaaccgccactgttcACAACTCCTGTGCTggtggtgtaaacaccaacactctccTCATGCACCAAGCTCAACGTCacgactgctagctgcacggctaactgagctaacctgTTAACAGctgggtgccgtttagctcggTTGGCAGAGCAGGTGTCCCATGTGCAggggctttgtcctcgctgcagcaggactgcgtgtcactccccttctctctcatcATGTGTCTtgtcacatcttcagctgaactatcaataaaggccaaaaaaatactgtaaaaaataACTAGTTAACAGCTGATGCTATTAGCAGTTAATGTTGCGCTGGTGATATGTTCCCCCCTAAATGTTTTGAGTATGAACACGCAAAAGAGGCAATCTTCACATATTGCACATGTAAAGACACATtgttacagatatatatatatatattctatataaCTGCCAAGAAGCTCGCTGTGGTGTATAGTCAGAAGGAATACAAGattattttcacatgttgttttgtttttatttagtttcatCATCAGACACATATCTGGAAGCcagtttacaaaataaatacaaagttCAACATTAAAAACCAAAATGCAAACTGTAactttttactttctttcttgTAGATCTCCTAACTtactctgtttttgtttctcataATTCATAATCCATGACTATATTTCATTGTTCCATGACTAAACTTTCtatttctctttcctcttttctcttcctggAGGGAATGGGCCATACATGGCAAACAAAATCAAGGAAAACCTTTTTACAAAATTCACTCTTTTAAAAAGAGTAAGCAGCACAgattaaaattatattctaGTGTAAGTATAGTCTACATTTACATTATCAGATCCCATCACTCTatttaaaatcacaaaacaccaaagtaaaatcaaaaaaagtaaaaacatgatGTGTCTGGTGTCGCTTAGTTTGGCTTCTTAAGTTCCCAGAGAACAAAGTTCTGCAGCTTGTTGTGGAAATGTTTTTGCAGCTGtgacaaaacacatgaaaataaagaaagatgTCAATAGacataaagttttaaaaacatgGAACACAAACCATGAAAAGTAATAACTGCACATGTCCCTTTACTGTGGACTAATTGGTGCACAAAACACAATCTTGCTGAAGTTTCCCCTCCGCagcctctctgtctttgtgcaTTACCTGCTCAAACACACGGTCCCTCGTGGTGGCCTTGTCACAGAGGAGGGCTTCTTTCGAAGAGCACAACATAGCCAGGCTGATTTCAATTTTATTTGCatctgtggggaaaaaaaagtgttaagaGGAGGCCAGAATGAGGAAGCTTGTTCACGCTGTAAAATATTAACATGTGCTGGGACATAATGCGGGCTGTTTCGTTTCCTCAGTAACCGCTGACGCACACACGGCCTCTGGACTTCCTTTTATCTATTTGATCGCCTGAATCAAACGTTGTGCGTgttattttctcctgtttcttcCTGATTGTCATTATCAATTACAAGAGTTCTGCCTTGGAATGGTCTCAGTCAttcacttctttctttttgtggcCACTGGAGAGAGCCGGCAAAGACATAAGGTGCAGTCAAGTGCGGCACGACTCGCTGCCGGTCGCTGGAGATGGATTTCCTCATGTTTAACAGGATGAAATCGGTCACCAAAGGTGTCCAACGAATGAATAAATGACCTGTTAGACACAAAATGGAGCAGAGCCAAAAGGCAAAGATGCATCTTTTTGTCTGCTTGTGCTTCTTGGGCTGTGTTAGAAATAATTATTAACGATGAATAATTGTTCATCGTTTGTCTTCtggattggatttttttttttttcaagaacaCAGCTTGGAAACGCTTTTTGAACAGCAGCCTCTCAAACCCCGACACGCTGCAGTCTCCTTGGATGCGCCAATAGGCCTTTTCTCAAGAGTGCTGTAAGTCTTTGCCAGTCTAATAAAAAAAGCCTCACCTGTGTATGGACACAGCCTTTTCCGCAGAACTTGACGTGTTGCCCACCACTGTTTGCACCTCAGCTTCGTACCTGCTCCCAGATTTTAACGCATCAAACGTGTGGTTTaaattcttcacattttcagaaaagtAGTGGCCCCAGAAGCGGGAGCTGAGCTTGACGGAGTAGTTGACTCCTGCTGCTGCGTTGTCGGGGGCATCCCATTTGAGGGTGATTTGACTTTGATTGGAGAAGGCGACTCTGAGATTTCTAGGCGACGCCGGCTCTGAGAaagaagggaagagagagaaaatgaggcACACATCAGGCACCTGCAGTGATATGAAGGTCATCATAAATGTTTAGTCTTGATCCGGGACTGCAGACTAACTGTAGACTGTATTAACTAACTAACTGTCTATCATCAGGTCAGATATAGAGAATGTAGAAGTCCAGCCTCCTGCGTTTCAAATGCGACCTTTTTTGAAACAGTAGCTGAACAGGCCTGCTTTAAATGTATTGTtcgtggcggggtccgccatcTACTGCCACATTCATCTTGCTTTCACACGCACCGGGGATGCATTGCTGTTTTTAAAGTCATCTGACTGAGATCTAGCGCCACATCAGAGCTGTATCGGTTTGCCGGCATTTCTGACCACGAGgtgacttttattgtgaagcatcTAATCACACTTGCTGGGATTCAGTCTTAACTTTAATACAACAAAGGGGCCAAAGTGACTCACTGGTGTAAGTGGACTTGCTCACTGCCGGGCTTTCCAGCTCTCCACTGGTGATGCGGACGGTCACTGTGTAATTGGCTGCATTCTTCAGTCCAGTGAAGGTCTTCTCAGAttcctgttgtttgtgtgtttgtacaacTTCACCATCCAGCTGGAGCGTTATCTTGAAAGTGGGAACGGTGCCCGCTGGGAAGTTCCAGGTGGCGATGATGTAGTCACTCTCTGGGACCAAAGTCAGGTTTGAAACGGGTCCAGGAGCTTTGTGGGGAACACAAGGTCAGATTAATGACATTGCACACAGCAGGACAGgagattttgttctgtttctgtaaaaatcataaaaaagaaacattagtCCAGAGTTACTCGTGTGGCCGACGGTAGACACGCTGTCTCCCTCCAGACCGTGACTGGCCCGTGCTGTCACACTGAGGGTTATGTTGGAGCCCACCGGCAGGTTTGTGACTTTGGCTTCTTTTTGAGTCGTAGTCTCATTGAATAACACGCTGTCAGAccagaagacaaagaaagaaagttaCTTGACCTATAGTGCTGCAGGCGCGGACGACGAGACACTGGGGCTGCACTCAAAGACAAACTGGCAAAGACTTCTGCATAAGTTCTGGACTTTCTATACATACATGTTAATGACGTTCATCGCCGTCACCCTGAAATCTTTGAACTGTCCTGATGGAGGCTTCCAACTGAGCTTCAGTGAGGTGTCGCTATTTTCAGACACCGTCAGTTTGGACACTTTTCCAGGTCCTAAGAAAGAAAATAGACGAGACAtatgacacagacacaacatcGCACAGTTTACTGACAATGATCGCCATTCAAATTTCACAAGTGTCACATGTGGCTTGAATTTGCCTCCACTGAACTTCACACAGTGTGTGAAACAAGTTAGCAGCTATGAAGCCGAGCTCTAGATGTGCTTTCACTGGAGTCAGCCGTGCGGCGTGCTTCCTCTTGGATTTCTCTACCAAATTTGAATGTAAACaacatgtaagaactggccCCTTGTCGAATTCGTACCCCAAAtcaacagggggcagcatatcactacGGTAACAGCTAAACGCTAGCTAACTATGGCCGCAATTAGCCGgttggctcagttagccgtgcagctggCGGCTCAATTGGCATTCAGCAGATATCGTTGCACTGCATGGACGTCATACCATCTAAACTGCTATTTCTTCACATGTCGATCATTCTGGCTTTCGGTTTGGATGATTTCAACCAAAATTcctacgtattgcacctttaagctgTCTGTTGATCCTTTGGTTTGTGTAAAGTCCGGTGCGATTTAAACTCACTGGTGAAGACCGTGATGTTGGACTCTTCACTCCTTGTGGTTTCACTGTCGACCGCTGACACGATGCTGAACGTGTAAGTGCTTCCGGGTGTCAGCTCCTTGACCACAGTGCTGTTGGCTCTGACATTTTTAAGCTGATCGTTGAACTTAACGACATAGAAATCCACTCCTCCGGACGGTTTGTCCCAGCTCAGGGTGACAGAGCTTTCTGTCGGGTCGTCGGCTCTGAGGTTGTCGACTTTGTTTGGTACTGAATAAAACGGAGAGACAATCGGGGTCAACACAACTGTTCGGTGTTACAGCAAGACACGCCAGTCCTGCTGAATCTCGCGCCTTTAGAGAGCAGACAGAGCAACTTTAAggtgtaaaaatgaaaacacacgtacacacacacttattacTGCTATCGGCAAAGTGAAAGAGTAACGTCTGAGAGCAGCTTTCTACACCACGGTTACAAAGAAATGCTTAGATGTGGCGCCCCGTTAACTGACGCTAACAAATGTGAATGGATCTCATCAGCAGTCTTATCTCAACACGGTCAGATGTTACAGAACGAGGCAAACTCACTGGTGTAGAAGACAACCGTCTGTGGGTTGAGGTCTCTCTGACATTTAACAGGAAACACTTTGACTGAGTAGCGGGTGCCGGCTGTCAGGTTGCCGAGTGTAGCGGTCAAGTCAGTCTGGTtttcctgcctctcctctctgtcgCCTGTGACCTCGAGGCGGTAATGGCGGATGCTACCAGGCCCGCGTTCCCACGAGAGGATGGCGCTCTGTGTGGTCACGTTGCTCGCGTTGACTTTGCCGATGAAACGAACTGGAAACGAGAAGAAGATATTAACGGGGCAAAGAACCCGAGAGAAAAGGCGCCAACACAGAGGCGTTGAAAGGAACTAGAGTGCATTTTAGATTGAACAAGTTTTCTACGTCTTaccccttttttttctaaatctaaatctagtTGGGCTAAATGTTTCTGGAGAATTAGAGGCAGgttacaaaatgtgttttagttTTCCACGTGTGACAATCAAACGTCTATTCCgccttgttttttgttgttatgagtttctttgtcttttattaaaGAATCCGATTGTTCAGAAACGTTATGctaaatgtattttggcccttttttttttgtttcagtctcTTGAGTGCGGccttgttggggggggggggttagttTAATTTGCCATAATCTGTGTGGAGTTTGTATCTCAATCTGTGGAAGATAAAAACTCGGtgtgtatttttattctgacgtatgaaaatgaataacttaaaatgtaaaaacccGACGGGCTCCACACAATCCAAATCTGTGGAAGTCCAGAGATCCCAAACGGATGTGAGAAGTCGTCAGTTACACTTTACTTAAAGTCCTCTTGTCACCCTTGAAGTCGGCGCACAAGCTCAAGTGGGTGTCGAGGTAAACAGCATCTTACCGAATCAATTCGGGATCTCTGGACTTCGGCCGAGGTGTATGGAGGTATTTTAGGTTTGTTTCTGCCCATGTGCTTCAGTTATTTAGGACTCCTGAAACTCTTtcgctgtaaagctccagaaaagtttTGCAGACTGTAAAACTTCACAGGACTCGAACCCTCAAATTTTCGTTGTTGGTTGAACTTATCCTTAAACGTGCTACTCACAGCGTATAGTTGCGCTGGTcgtattttctttgtcattaatGTTCATGGTAATGTACATTAAACTTGGGACATTACGATGGATAGCGTGTTTGGTTTGTGTGCAGTGCTGAGGGGCAACAACAAAGGGGTCTTACCCTCGTAACAAATAAAAGGTAGACGCTCCAAGCAGTTCCTCTCCACCCAGGCCCCGAAGCTGAGCATGACCACACACGAGTCTTCAATATAGTTCTGATCAGTGTTGGACACGTTGGAGGCGTTGGAGGCGTTGGAGACGTTGGAGATGTTTGGAGACAGTATTGAAGACAGCATTGGAGACAGCATTGGTGATCGCACACATTCTGCTACTAACGGGCCTGGCGCTGTCGGGCGTGTCGCCGTCGGGCCTGTGGACGTTGGGCGTGTCACCGTCGGGCCTGTCGCCGTCGGGCCTGTGGGCGTTGGGCGTGTCACCGTCGGGCCTGTCGCCATCTGGTCTGATGCCGTCTGACCTGCTGCCGTCTGGCCTGCCGCCGTCTGGTCTGACGCCGTCTGACCTGTCGCCGTCTGACCTGCCACCGTCGGACCTGCCACCGTCGGGCCTGCCGCCGTCGGGCCTGTCGCCGTCGGGCCTGCCGCCGTCGGACCTGCCACCGTCGGGCCTGTCACCGTCGGGCCTGTCGCCGTCGGGCCTGTCGCCGTCTGGTCTGACGCCGTCTGACCTGCCGCCGTCTGGTCTGACGCCGTCTGGCCTGCCGCCGTCTGGTCTGACGCCGTCTGACCTGCCGCCGTCTGGCCTGCCACCGTCGGGCCTGTCACCGTCTGGTCTGACGCCGTCTGGTCTGGCGCCGTCTGACCTGCCGCCGTCTGGTCTGACGCCGTCTGGCCTGCCGCCGTCTGACCTGCCGCCGTCTGGCCTGCCGCCGTCTGGCCTGCCACCGTCGGGCCTGTCACCGTCTGGTCTGACGCCGTCTGACCTGCTGCCGTCTGACCTGCCGCCGTCTGGTCTGACGCCGTCTGACCTGCCGCCGTCTGGCCTGCCGCCGTCTGGTCTGACGCCGTCTGACCTGCTGCCGTCTGACCTGCCGCCGTCTGGTCTGACGCCGTCTGACCTGCCGCCGTCTGGTCTGTCACCGTCGGGCCTGTTGCCGTCTGGCCTGCAGAGGAGGTAGATTCTTGGGTTCCCTCGTCTGTACCTGAGCTTGACACGCTAAAATCAGTGCTTTCCGTCGGTCTGCTGAAAGTCGTCATCGCTCCACTCAAAGTCGACGAATATGTGGGGGAGGTTGTTCTTGTTGGGCAGGTacaggagcagctgcagcagacggGTTCCGGGGAGGGGGCTTTCAACACGGGCCAACCAGGGTACCAGTTCTGGAAGGCGAGGGGGTCCCCGTTGGCCCAGCGGGACCAGAACATGGTGGAGTTGCTGGTGAGGTTCAGGTTCTTGCGGAGGCCCACCCAGTAGTCAGAGGTGAGGTTTACGGCGATGGTTCGGGTGTTTTCAGAAGTCAGAGTCACCAGGTCCTCGAAACAGacctgacaggaagtgagacgCCACAGACGAACTTCAACCATCTCGACTCTGTCTGTTTTAAATGACTATCAACAGTTTCATTCAAGCTAAATTGTTACTAAATAAACAGCCTTTTTTTGTACGTATAACTGAGTTTCATGTTGCACCTGGCAGTGATTTCGGGCCTCCTCCCAGGTGAAACTGTCCGTCTGAGGGAAGTAGTCGTGCTCTGCAGCGCCGAACATCAACACCAGGGCTGAGAAGAGAAGGTGGACAGGAGAGTTCAGTGCTTAACTTCTGCGTTCTCatcagcagcaaaaaaaacatataaaggtttttttttagtttagatACAGATGCAAGtgacatatatattttttttttaaatggtactgaccgctcaaagcgctttacaacacctgccacattcacacactgatgtcttAGGCTGCCATGCAAAGCGCCAGCGGCacctcaggagcaatttggtGTTCAGTGTctcgctcaaggacacttcaacaagcagctcagctcagctcagccagggggagccgggattcgaaccagcgatcCTCTGATCACTAGTTGACCCGCTCTACCCTACTTTTCCTCTGCTCTGTTTTGTAATCGTCTCAACTGTTATCAGCAGGCTGTAAATAACATTTGAATATCAGCTGTAATGTGGCGCCTGATCCTCAGGGCCACTTGTCTACAACTGGaagccaaataaaacacaatacgTGTGGTTCTGACTTTGAATTAAATGGAGTTAAACACAAGTTATTTCTATTAACGTGTTGACATCCAAACAATGTTTATAAATGACCTGcacagtatttattatttattttcaaagtatAATAAACATCAGATGCAACTTAGCAATAATCAATTGcataataaatggtttataacacATTTGGtttgttaacagtcaaataatTATCTAAAGtttaaacaaatataaatgtatctTTATTAATTATGGTTATGTAATTGTTCCCAAAATCTTTGAATAAgcgttaataataataatgataaggGCGCTTTAACTTTGAAAGTTCTGGTGCTGAAACACTTGCTGGTAATCTTTAAACAGAACATGAACCAGCAATTTTGATAACTGATAAATTGAGTCATATCGAGCAAAACGACAACATGCTGGCTTCCTtttcaagaaatgttttgaacaCCGtcaaatgaacatttttaaaaagggacGTGTCGCCATCCTGACATGTTGTGGGCTTAATTATTCTAAGGAATAATCGCCTGATAAATCAACATTCATCAGCCGCAGCTTTAACTCTTTTCATTCCATGCTTCAGAAACAGTACAGCTGAACGCCACTGAGGAAACGACACTCACCCCAGGAAGTTAAAAGACAGACTTTATCCTTCAGAGACAACTTTCCCATGTTGACAATCTTGTGGGTCGTAGATTCACAGCAGCTTAATGAAACTTCACCAGGAGTCAgctaatgtaaaacaaaaatctaaaacaaGTTAAATCCTTCTCGTCTACCTGATCACACAGAGGCTACAGATGCATCCTCTGACCTCACCTCTCAGCACTAACACACACCTGGATCAACAGGTAATAACATCCACATTTGCCTTCAACACAAGGCTTTATTCACCTACAACGTTCCTGGTTTGGAATCCAAACATGCAAAGCACCAAGCTGAAAAGGAGAAGTCATGAAATACACAACAGTGCAGTCATGTGGCAGAGATGCAAAGTGAGAATATATCTGAGCTCGATGCAAACAGAACACAAGGACACGGTTGTACGTTAGGCATTTATTTAGCTTTTTGAGTACAAAATGCAAATTAGTAAaaggcatgaaaaaaaatgacaatgaaaaataTAGAAAGATAAAACTCTTATTACAAAACTAAGATCCCAAAATAATCTATTAAGatatagaaataaaacaaaaaaatgcctTTATAAGTTTACATGGCAGTGTAAAAACATGTGGTCGAGGCGACGGACAGTGGTTGGTCACAAGGAGAAGTGCTCATGGAGGCTGAAGACAGAAACGccaaacaaaacaactacagctgGGACGTCCTAACATACAACATTTTATAAATTCTTGTATTTCCATTACAATATTCCTCTTTTACCATTGTTCCCAACATCAGTTTCGGCTCTCTGCCGTGTATAAAAGTAACAAATACTAAAAGGTGATTGGCTTTTAGGGTGCCAGCCCCTCATCTACCAAATCTAGTGTTAACTGTTGGTGACAGTCCGTGTTCCCTGTGAGCAGAAACATCACCGCAGATAATAGAAAATCTTTAGTTTCCTATAGTGAGATCATACATggctgattttttctttttttttttaaatcagaattattaaaacaaaaatataataatccCTGCCACGATTAACACTGCTTTAATTGAGtccctcccaattttaagtccATACCCATAACATC containing:
- the LOC115588947 gene encoding CD209 antigen-like protein E isoform X3, with protein sequence MSKRARETDEEKGQGASKRHVDMRNQEDDAERETPADAGSRRTCRLVAVVVATTVLVIGLSLCLVLYAAPEVDQTSKTSEMQLKERLQQCQKEHRDLSLMLRTVAQDSRCRLCPDGWLWWRSRCYFFSVGLQEDRQWNESAEFCRKHNSSLAVIKDSAEMEFIQGVMREFPQFPFLWVGLTDTEQEGQWLWWDGTDIQHYMQLFYLD
- the LOC115588947 gene encoding CD209 antigen-like protein C isoform X2 produces the protein MSKRARETDEEKGQGASKRHVDMRNQEDDAERETPADAGSRRTCRLVAVVVATTVLVIGLSLCLVLYAPEVDQTSKTSEMQLKERLQQCQKEHRDLSLMLRTVAQDSRCRLCPDGWLWWRSRCYFFSVGLQEDRQWNESAEFCRKHNSSLAVIKDSAEMEFIQGVMREFPQFPFLWVGLTDTEQEGQWLWWDGTDIQHYMQLTVEWDADHRDCADLRGGGSLFAASCEAYGPWACQRDS
- the LOC115589445 gene encoding uncharacterized protein LOC115589445 — encoded protein: MGKLSLKDKVCLLTSWALVLMFGAAEHDYFPQTDSFTWEEARNHCQVCFEDLVTLTSENTRTIAVNLTSDYWVGLRKNLNLTSNSTMFWSRWANGDPLAFQNWYPGWPVLKAPSPEPVCCSCSCTCPTRTTSPTYSSTLSGAMTTFSRPTESTDFSVSSSGTDEGTQESTSSAGQTATGPTVTDQTAAGQTASDQTAAGQTAAGQTASDQTAAGQTAAGQTASDQTAAGQTAAGQTASDQTVTGPTVAGQTAAGQTAAGQTAAGQTASDQTAAGQTAPDQTASDQTVTGPTVAGQTAAGQTASDQTAAGQTASDQTAARR
- the LOC115589197 gene encoding receptor-type tyrosine-protein phosphatase eta-like, with amino-acid sequence MATGPTVTRPTPTGPTATGPTVTRPTSTGPTATRPTAPGPLVAECVRSPMLSPMLSSILSPNISNVSNASNASNVSNTDQNYIEDSCVVMLSFGAWVERNCLERLPFICYEVRFIGKVNASNVTTQSAILSWERGPGSIRHYRLEVTGDREERQENQTDLTATLGNLTAGTRYSVKVFPVKCQRDLNPQTVVFYTIPNKVDNLRADDPTESSVTLSWDKPSGGVDFYVVKFNDQLKNVRANSTVVKELTPGSTYTFSIVSAVDSETTRSEESNITVFTRPGKVSKLTVSENSDTSLKLSWKPPSGQFKDFRVTAMNVINIVLFNETTTQKEAKVTNLPVGSNITLSVTARASHGLEGDSVSTVGHTTPGPVSNLTLVPESDYIIATWNFPAGTVPTFKITLQLDGEVVQTHKQQESEKTFTGLKNAANYTVTVRITSGELESPAVSKSTYTKPASPRNLRVAFSNQSQITLKWDAPDNAAAGVNYSVKLSSRFWGHYFSENVKNLNHTFDALKSGSRYEAEVQTVVGNTSSSAEKAVSIHRCK
- the LOC115588947 gene encoding CD209 antigen-like protein C isoform X1 yields the protein MSKRARETDEEKGQGASKRHVDMRNQEDDAERETPADAGSRRTCRLVAVVVATTVLVIGLSLCLVLYAAPEVDQTSKTSEMQLKERLQQCQKEHRDLSLMLRTVAQDSRCRLCPDGWLWWRSRCYFFSVGLQEDRQWNESAEFCRKHNSSLAVIKDSAEMEFIQGVMREFPQFPFLWVGLTDTEQEGQWLWWDGTDIQHYMQLTVEWDADHRDCADLRGGGSLFAASCEAYGPWACQRDS